A genomic stretch from Pieris brassicae chromosome 9, ilPieBrab1.1, whole genome shotgun sequence includes:
- the LOC123713982 gene encoding solute carrier organic anion transporter family member 74D isoform X3, which yields MKAPVVVTVPVGGEGPNGLAPQEDAMKGVEATPEEQERLASGNNNGSLDCKLPPAQPRSVFHSTHVFMLVFLSGWVLQGMFLTYFVSVTTTVEKLYKVESKTTGILLSATEIGQICTALFLTYLAGRGHRPRWIACMMIVLAIGVIGCVVPHILYGTQLMDVHLDSHRAEAAPVCNDNSSTACDAAHMKSTAARSSITAVVIPWLFMCLLVVGVGQTGIATLGIPYVDDNVGSRQSPLYMAITIGIRVIGPALGFLLGALCTRVYVDPLQDPGYEYSDPRWVGAWWLGMVFIAGFVVILSSLMFCFPKQIRQSPLPPPPKKIKEKNEPLFKDFFATIKRQLTNDILMWRTASSVLHLMPISGVYSFLPKYLEKQFRLPTHDANLVSGLGGILVMGLGIITSGVVILKLVPSARQVAAWTAATAAIYSAGMILLMFVSCPEESFRVLSTTDNNLTCSVGCQCENSSYSPVCGQDSYTYMSPCQAGCHSSKRLDNSTWYYSDCECVNNNTIGDRAYKILERYEAVNVTYDDISNGGFAVSGECGGPCNQIYLFIAIFAAIMFVHASGEVGAVLLIIRCTDKHDKAMAMGVIQFAIGVFGNVPCPIVFGAAVDAACRLRDVACGVLGGCVSYDSDSLRHFFLGLSSGLMFLAFIMDMLVWSRAGRIDMNPGERQDTPQDAPLAPNPDTQL from the exons ATGAA GGCACCGGTTGTTGTGACTGTACCAGTTGGTGGGGAGGGTCCCAACGGCCTTGCACCCCAGGAAGACGCTATGAAAGGCGTTGAGGCCACCCCAGAGGAACAAGAACGGTTAGCTTCCGGAAATAATAATGGCTCCCTCGACTGCAAACTTCCGCCCGCCCAGCCTCGCTCAGTGTTTCACTCGACTCACGTGTTCATGCTGGTTTTCCTCTCGGGTTGGGTGTTGCAGGGCATGTTCCTCACTTATTTCGTGAGTGTGACGACGACAGTTGAGAAGCTGTATAAGGTGGAATCAAAGACGACAGGGATTTTACTGTCTGCGACGGAAATTGGACAAATATGCACAGCGTTATTTCTGACTTATCTAGCTGGCCGTGGACACAGGCCGAGATGGATTGCATGCATGATGATCGTACTGGCCATAGGGGTTATTGGATGTGTGGTACCTCATATACTATATGGGACGCAGTTAATGGACGTCCATTTGGACTCGCATCGGGCTGAAGCTGCGCCCGTGTGCAATGACAATTCGTCGACAGCTTGCGATGCAGCTCATATGAAAAGTACTGCTGCTCGATCCTCTATAACAGCGGTGGTGATTCCTTGGCTCTTCATGTGTCTCCTGGTGGTTGGAGTGGGCCAGACTGGGATAGCAACGCTTGGTATACCCTACGTTGATGACAACGTCGGTAGCAGGCAGTCTCCACTGTATATGG CAATAACGATTGGGATCAGAGTAATTGGACCGGCACTTGGATTTCTGCTCGGAGCTTTGTGTACGAGAGTATACGTAGATCCACTGCAAGACCCTGGATACGAATATAGTGATCCGAGATGGGTTGGAGCTTGGTGGCTTG GTATGGTGTTTATAGCAGGATTCGTGGTGATCCTCTCCTCTCTGATGTTCTGTTTCCCGAAGCAAATACGACAGAGTCCTTTACCACCGCCTCCCAAGAAGATTAAAGAGAAGAATGAGCCGTTGTTTAAAG ATTTCTTTGCGACGATCAAGCGTCAGTTGACAAATGACATCCTGATGTGGAGGACAGCCAGTTCGGTTCTCCATCTGATGCCCATAAGTGGAGTCTACTCATTCCTGCCCAAATATCTGGAGAAGCAGTTCAGACTGCCCACGCACGATGCCAACCTTGTTTCGG GTCTTGGCGGTATTCTGGTGATGGGTTTAGGTATTATCACCTCCGGAGTGGTTATACTAAAGCTGGTCCCGAGTGCGAGACAAGTTGCCGCCTGGACAGCTGCAACTGCTGCCATCTATAGCGCTG GTATGATACTGCTTATGTTTGTGAGTTGTCCCGAAGAATCCTTCAGAGTGTTGAGTACGACAGACAACAACCTCACTTGTAGTGTTGGCTGTCAATGCGAGAATTCCTCATATAGTCCTGTTTGTGGGCAG GATTCATACACATACATGTCTCCGTGTCAAGCTGGTTGTCACAGTAGCAAACGACTAGACAACAGCACTTGGTACTACAGTGACTGCGAATGTGTTAATAACAACACTATCGGGGATAGGGCTTACAAAAT TTTGGAACGATACGAGGCTGTAAACGTGACGTATGACGACATATCGAACGGCGGGTTTGCCGTGAGCGGCGAATGTGGCGGTCCCTGCAACCAGATCTACTTATTCATAGCGATATTTGCGGCCATTATGTTCGTACACGCCAGTGGTGAAGTCGGGGCTGTGTTGTTAATTATACGTTGTACGGATAAACATG ATAAGGCCATGGCGATGGGGGTGATACAGTTCGCCATTGGAGTGTTTGGGAATGTCCCTTGCCCCATTGTGTTCGGGGCGGCAGTTGACGCGGCCTGTCGGTTGCGAGACGTCGCCTGCGGCGTACTTGGCGGCTGCGTATCGTATGACAGTGACAGCTTGCGGCATTTCTTCCTGG GTCTGTCATCCGGTCTAATGTTCCTAGCGTTTATAATGGATATGCTAGTATGGAGCCGGGCGGGACGCATCGACATGAATCCTGGAGAAAGACAAGATACACCTCAAGACGCGCCACTCGCGCCTAACCCTGACACACAACTCTGA
- the LOC123713982 gene encoding solute carrier organic anion transporter family member 74D isoform X1: protein MVKCSLKISDEKVNSFVLRAPVVVTVPVGGEGPNGLAPQEDAMKGVEATPEEQERLASGNNNGSLDCKLPPAQPRSVFHSTHVFMLVFLSGWVLQGMFLTYFVSVTTTVEKLYKVESKTTGILLSATEIGQICTALFLTYLAGRGHRPRWIACMMIVLAIGVIGCVVPHILYGTQLMDVHLDSHRAEAAPVCNDNSSTACDAAHMKSTAARSSITAVVIPWLFMCLLVVGVGQTGIATLGIPYVDDNVGSRQSPLYMAITIGIRVIGPALGFLLGALCTRVYVDPLQDPGYEYSDPRWVGAWWLGMVFIAGFVVILSSLMFCFPKQIRQSPLPPPPKKIKEKNEPLFKDFFATIKRQLTNDILMWRTASSVLHLMPISGVYSFLPKYLEKQFRLPTHDANLVSGLGGILVMGLGIITSGVVILKLVPSARQVAAWTAATAAIYSAGMILLMFVSCPEESFRVLSTTDNNLTCSVGCQCENSSYSPVCGQDSYTYMSPCQAGCHSSKRLDNSTWYYSDCECVNNNTIGDRAYKILERYEAVNVTYDDISNGGFAVSGECGGPCNQIYLFIAIFAAIMFVHASGEVGAVLLIIRCTDKHDKAMAMGVIQFAIGVFGNVPCPIVFGAAVDAACRLRDVACGVLGGCVSYDSDSLRHFFLGLSSGLMFLAFIMDMLVWSRAGRIDMNPGERQDTPQDAPLAPNPDTQL from the exons ATGGTTAAATGTTCGTTAAAAATATCTGACGAGAAGGTTAATTCGTTTGTGTTGag GGCACCGGTTGTTGTGACTGTACCAGTTGGTGGGGAGGGTCCCAACGGCCTTGCACCCCAGGAAGACGCTATGAAAGGCGTTGAGGCCACCCCAGAGGAACAAGAACGGTTAGCTTCCGGAAATAATAATGGCTCCCTCGACTGCAAACTTCCGCCCGCCCAGCCTCGCTCAGTGTTTCACTCGACTCACGTGTTCATGCTGGTTTTCCTCTCGGGTTGGGTGTTGCAGGGCATGTTCCTCACTTATTTCGTGAGTGTGACGACGACAGTTGAGAAGCTGTATAAGGTGGAATCAAAGACGACAGGGATTTTACTGTCTGCGACGGAAATTGGACAAATATGCACAGCGTTATTTCTGACTTATCTAGCTGGCCGTGGACACAGGCCGAGATGGATTGCATGCATGATGATCGTACTGGCCATAGGGGTTATTGGATGTGTGGTACCTCATATACTATATGGGACGCAGTTAATGGACGTCCATTTGGACTCGCATCGGGCTGAAGCTGCGCCCGTGTGCAATGACAATTCGTCGACAGCTTGCGATGCAGCTCATATGAAAAGTACTGCTGCTCGATCCTCTATAACAGCGGTGGTGATTCCTTGGCTCTTCATGTGTCTCCTGGTGGTTGGAGTGGGCCAGACTGGGATAGCAACGCTTGGTATACCCTACGTTGATGACAACGTCGGTAGCAGGCAGTCTCCACTGTATATGG CAATAACGATTGGGATCAGAGTAATTGGACCGGCACTTGGATTTCTGCTCGGAGCTTTGTGTACGAGAGTATACGTAGATCCACTGCAAGACCCTGGATACGAATATAGTGATCCGAGATGGGTTGGAGCTTGGTGGCTTG GTATGGTGTTTATAGCAGGATTCGTGGTGATCCTCTCCTCTCTGATGTTCTGTTTCCCGAAGCAAATACGACAGAGTCCTTTACCACCGCCTCCCAAGAAGATTAAAGAGAAGAATGAGCCGTTGTTTAAAG ATTTCTTTGCGACGATCAAGCGTCAGTTGACAAATGACATCCTGATGTGGAGGACAGCCAGTTCGGTTCTCCATCTGATGCCCATAAGTGGAGTCTACTCATTCCTGCCCAAATATCTGGAGAAGCAGTTCAGACTGCCCACGCACGATGCCAACCTTGTTTCGG GTCTTGGCGGTATTCTGGTGATGGGTTTAGGTATTATCACCTCCGGAGTGGTTATACTAAAGCTGGTCCCGAGTGCGAGACAAGTTGCCGCCTGGACAGCTGCAACTGCTGCCATCTATAGCGCTG GTATGATACTGCTTATGTTTGTGAGTTGTCCCGAAGAATCCTTCAGAGTGTTGAGTACGACAGACAACAACCTCACTTGTAGTGTTGGCTGTCAATGCGAGAATTCCTCATATAGTCCTGTTTGTGGGCAG GATTCATACACATACATGTCTCCGTGTCAAGCTGGTTGTCACAGTAGCAAACGACTAGACAACAGCACTTGGTACTACAGTGACTGCGAATGTGTTAATAACAACACTATCGGGGATAGGGCTTACAAAAT TTTGGAACGATACGAGGCTGTAAACGTGACGTATGACGACATATCGAACGGCGGGTTTGCCGTGAGCGGCGAATGTGGCGGTCCCTGCAACCAGATCTACTTATTCATAGCGATATTTGCGGCCATTATGTTCGTACACGCCAGTGGTGAAGTCGGGGCTGTGTTGTTAATTATACGTTGTACGGATAAACATG ATAAGGCCATGGCGATGGGGGTGATACAGTTCGCCATTGGAGTGTTTGGGAATGTCCCTTGCCCCATTGTGTTCGGGGCGGCAGTTGACGCGGCCTGTCGGTTGCGAGACGTCGCCTGCGGCGTACTTGGCGGCTGCGTATCGTATGACAGTGACAGCTTGCGGCATTTCTTCCTGG GTCTGTCATCCGGTCTAATGTTCCTAGCGTTTATAATGGATATGCTAGTATGGAGCCGGGCGGGACGCATCGACATGAATCCTGGAGAAAGACAAGATACACCTCAAGACGCGCCACTCGCGCCTAACCCTGACACACAACTCTGA
- the LOC123713982 gene encoding solute carrier organic anion transporter family member 74D isoform X2 has product MTAPVVVTVPVGGEGPNGLAPQEDAMKGVEATPEEQERLASGNNNGSLDCKLPPAQPRSVFHSTHVFMLVFLSGWVLQGMFLTYFVSVTTTVEKLYKVESKTTGILLSATEIGQICTALFLTYLAGRGHRPRWIACMMIVLAIGVIGCVVPHILYGTQLMDVHLDSHRAEAAPVCNDNSSTACDAAHMKSTAARSSITAVVIPWLFMCLLVVGVGQTGIATLGIPYVDDNVGSRQSPLYMAITIGIRVIGPALGFLLGALCTRVYVDPLQDPGYEYSDPRWVGAWWLGMVFIAGFVVILSSLMFCFPKQIRQSPLPPPPKKIKEKNEPLFKDFFATIKRQLTNDILMWRTASSVLHLMPISGVYSFLPKYLEKQFRLPTHDANLVSGLGGILVMGLGIITSGVVILKLVPSARQVAAWTAATAAIYSAGMILLMFVSCPEESFRVLSTTDNNLTCSVGCQCENSSYSPVCGQDSYTYMSPCQAGCHSSKRLDNSTWYYSDCECVNNNTIGDRAYKILERYEAVNVTYDDISNGGFAVSGECGGPCNQIYLFIAIFAAIMFVHASGEVGAVLLIIRCTDKHDKAMAMGVIQFAIGVFGNVPCPIVFGAAVDAACRLRDVACGVLGGCVSYDSDSLRHFFLGLSSGLMFLAFIMDMLVWSRAGRIDMNPGERQDTPQDAPLAPNPDTQL; this is encoded by the exons ATGAC GGCACCGGTTGTTGTGACTGTACCAGTTGGTGGGGAGGGTCCCAACGGCCTTGCACCCCAGGAAGACGCTATGAAAGGCGTTGAGGCCACCCCAGAGGAACAAGAACGGTTAGCTTCCGGAAATAATAATGGCTCCCTCGACTGCAAACTTCCGCCCGCCCAGCCTCGCTCAGTGTTTCACTCGACTCACGTGTTCATGCTGGTTTTCCTCTCGGGTTGGGTGTTGCAGGGCATGTTCCTCACTTATTTCGTGAGTGTGACGACGACAGTTGAGAAGCTGTATAAGGTGGAATCAAAGACGACAGGGATTTTACTGTCTGCGACGGAAATTGGACAAATATGCACAGCGTTATTTCTGACTTATCTAGCTGGCCGTGGACACAGGCCGAGATGGATTGCATGCATGATGATCGTACTGGCCATAGGGGTTATTGGATGTGTGGTACCTCATATACTATATGGGACGCAGTTAATGGACGTCCATTTGGACTCGCATCGGGCTGAAGCTGCGCCCGTGTGCAATGACAATTCGTCGACAGCTTGCGATGCAGCTCATATGAAAAGTACTGCTGCTCGATCCTCTATAACAGCGGTGGTGATTCCTTGGCTCTTCATGTGTCTCCTGGTGGTTGGAGTGGGCCAGACTGGGATAGCAACGCTTGGTATACCCTACGTTGATGACAACGTCGGTAGCAGGCAGTCTCCACTGTATATGG CAATAACGATTGGGATCAGAGTAATTGGACCGGCACTTGGATTTCTGCTCGGAGCTTTGTGTACGAGAGTATACGTAGATCCACTGCAAGACCCTGGATACGAATATAGTGATCCGAGATGGGTTGGAGCTTGGTGGCTTG GTATGGTGTTTATAGCAGGATTCGTGGTGATCCTCTCCTCTCTGATGTTCTGTTTCCCGAAGCAAATACGACAGAGTCCTTTACCACCGCCTCCCAAGAAGATTAAAGAGAAGAATGAGCCGTTGTTTAAAG ATTTCTTTGCGACGATCAAGCGTCAGTTGACAAATGACATCCTGATGTGGAGGACAGCCAGTTCGGTTCTCCATCTGATGCCCATAAGTGGAGTCTACTCATTCCTGCCCAAATATCTGGAGAAGCAGTTCAGACTGCCCACGCACGATGCCAACCTTGTTTCGG GTCTTGGCGGTATTCTGGTGATGGGTTTAGGTATTATCACCTCCGGAGTGGTTATACTAAAGCTGGTCCCGAGTGCGAGACAAGTTGCCGCCTGGACAGCTGCAACTGCTGCCATCTATAGCGCTG GTATGATACTGCTTATGTTTGTGAGTTGTCCCGAAGAATCCTTCAGAGTGTTGAGTACGACAGACAACAACCTCACTTGTAGTGTTGGCTGTCAATGCGAGAATTCCTCATATAGTCCTGTTTGTGGGCAG GATTCATACACATACATGTCTCCGTGTCAAGCTGGTTGTCACAGTAGCAAACGACTAGACAACAGCACTTGGTACTACAGTGACTGCGAATGTGTTAATAACAACACTATCGGGGATAGGGCTTACAAAAT TTTGGAACGATACGAGGCTGTAAACGTGACGTATGACGACATATCGAACGGCGGGTTTGCCGTGAGCGGCGAATGTGGCGGTCCCTGCAACCAGATCTACTTATTCATAGCGATATTTGCGGCCATTATGTTCGTACACGCCAGTGGTGAAGTCGGGGCTGTGTTGTTAATTATACGTTGTACGGATAAACATG ATAAGGCCATGGCGATGGGGGTGATACAGTTCGCCATTGGAGTGTTTGGGAATGTCCCTTGCCCCATTGTGTTCGGGGCGGCAGTTGACGCGGCCTGTCGGTTGCGAGACGTCGCCTGCGGCGTACTTGGCGGCTGCGTATCGTATGACAGTGACAGCTTGCGGCATTTCTTCCTGG GTCTGTCATCCGGTCTAATGTTCCTAGCGTTTATAATGGATATGCTAGTATGGAGCCGGGCGGGACGCATCGACATGAATCCTGGAGAAAGACAAGATACACCTCAAGACGCGCCACTCGCGCCTAACCCTGACACACAACTCTGA
- the LOC123713982 gene encoding solute carrier organic anion transporter family member 74D isoform X4 — protein MKGVEATPEEQERLASGNNNGSLDCKLPPAQPRSVFHSTHVFMLVFLSGWVLQGMFLTYFVSVTTTVEKLYKVESKTTGILLSATEIGQICTALFLTYLAGRGHRPRWIACMMIVLAIGVIGCVVPHILYGTQLMDVHLDSHRAEAAPVCNDNSSTACDAAHMKSTAARSSITAVVIPWLFMCLLVVGVGQTGIATLGIPYVDDNVGSRQSPLYMAITIGIRVIGPALGFLLGALCTRVYVDPLQDPGYEYSDPRWVGAWWLGMVFIAGFVVILSSLMFCFPKQIRQSPLPPPPKKIKEKNEPLFKDFFATIKRQLTNDILMWRTASSVLHLMPISGVYSFLPKYLEKQFRLPTHDANLVSGLGGILVMGLGIITSGVVILKLVPSARQVAAWTAATAAIYSAGMILLMFVSCPEESFRVLSTTDNNLTCSVGCQCENSSYSPVCGQDSYTYMSPCQAGCHSSKRLDNSTWYYSDCECVNNNTIGDRAYKILERYEAVNVTYDDISNGGFAVSGECGGPCNQIYLFIAIFAAIMFVHASGEVGAVLLIIRCTDKHDKAMAMGVIQFAIGVFGNVPCPIVFGAAVDAACRLRDVACGVLGGCVSYDSDSLRHFFLGLSSGLMFLAFIMDMLVWSRAGRIDMNPGERQDTPQDAPLAPNPDTQL, from the exons ATGAAAGGCGTTGAGGCCACCCCAGAGGAACAAGAACGGTTAGCTTCCGGAAATAATAATGGCTCCCTCGACTGCAAACTTCCGCCCGCCCAGCCTCGCTCAGTGTTTCACTCGACTCACGTGTTCATGCTGGTTTTCCTCTCGGGTTGGGTGTTGCAGGGCATGTTCCTCACTTATTTCGTGAGTGTGACGACGACAGTTGAGAAGCTGTATAAGGTGGAATCAAAGACGACAGGGATTTTACTGTCTGCGACGGAAATTGGACAAATATGCACAGCGTTATTTCTGACTTATCTAGCTGGCCGTGGACACAGGCCGAGATGGATTGCATGCATGATGATCGTACTGGCCATAGGGGTTATTGGATGTGTGGTACCTCATATACTATATGGGACGCAGTTAATGGACGTCCATTTGGACTCGCATCGGGCTGAAGCTGCGCCCGTGTGCAATGACAATTCGTCGACAGCTTGCGATGCAGCTCATATGAAAAGTACTGCTGCTCGATCCTCTATAACAGCGGTGGTGATTCCTTGGCTCTTCATGTGTCTCCTGGTGGTTGGAGTGGGCCAGACTGGGATAGCAACGCTTGGTATACCCTACGTTGATGACAACGTCGGTAGCAGGCAGTCTCCACTGTATATGG CAATAACGATTGGGATCAGAGTAATTGGACCGGCACTTGGATTTCTGCTCGGAGCTTTGTGTACGAGAGTATACGTAGATCCACTGCAAGACCCTGGATACGAATATAGTGATCCGAGATGGGTTGGAGCTTGGTGGCTTG GTATGGTGTTTATAGCAGGATTCGTGGTGATCCTCTCCTCTCTGATGTTCTGTTTCCCGAAGCAAATACGACAGAGTCCTTTACCACCGCCTCCCAAGAAGATTAAAGAGAAGAATGAGCCGTTGTTTAAAG ATTTCTTTGCGACGATCAAGCGTCAGTTGACAAATGACATCCTGATGTGGAGGACAGCCAGTTCGGTTCTCCATCTGATGCCCATAAGTGGAGTCTACTCATTCCTGCCCAAATATCTGGAGAAGCAGTTCAGACTGCCCACGCACGATGCCAACCTTGTTTCGG GTCTTGGCGGTATTCTGGTGATGGGTTTAGGTATTATCACCTCCGGAGTGGTTATACTAAAGCTGGTCCCGAGTGCGAGACAAGTTGCCGCCTGGACAGCTGCAACTGCTGCCATCTATAGCGCTG GTATGATACTGCTTATGTTTGTGAGTTGTCCCGAAGAATCCTTCAGAGTGTTGAGTACGACAGACAACAACCTCACTTGTAGTGTTGGCTGTCAATGCGAGAATTCCTCATATAGTCCTGTTTGTGGGCAG GATTCATACACATACATGTCTCCGTGTCAAGCTGGTTGTCACAGTAGCAAACGACTAGACAACAGCACTTGGTACTACAGTGACTGCGAATGTGTTAATAACAACACTATCGGGGATAGGGCTTACAAAAT TTTGGAACGATACGAGGCTGTAAACGTGACGTATGACGACATATCGAACGGCGGGTTTGCCGTGAGCGGCGAATGTGGCGGTCCCTGCAACCAGATCTACTTATTCATAGCGATATTTGCGGCCATTATGTTCGTACACGCCAGTGGTGAAGTCGGGGCTGTGTTGTTAATTATACGTTGTACGGATAAACATG ATAAGGCCATGGCGATGGGGGTGATACAGTTCGCCATTGGAGTGTTTGGGAATGTCCCTTGCCCCATTGTGTTCGGGGCGGCAGTTGACGCGGCCTGTCGGTTGCGAGACGTCGCCTGCGGCGTACTTGGCGGCTGCGTATCGTATGACAGTGACAGCTTGCGGCATTTCTTCCTGG GTCTGTCATCCGGTCTAATGTTCCTAGCGTTTATAATGGATATGCTAGTATGGAGCCGGGCGGGACGCATCGACATGAATCCTGGAGAAAGACAAGATACACCTCAAGACGCGCCACTCGCGCCTAACCCTGACACACAACTCTGA